The Tenacibaculum sp. MAR_2010_89 genome has a window encoding:
- a CDS encoding DUF262 domain-containing protein: MKTKYTFWELLSNYRIEIPKIQRDYAQGRKEPDIINIVDTFLEDIKKSIIEHKELNLDFVYGKVEDTVLIPLDGQQRLTTLFLIHWYIALKENKLTSEVKSILLKFSYETRVSSEDFCKYLVSENIDYSIINNNISDEITDSEWFFLSWEFDPTVSAMLNMLDLIHDKFKRVKEKIFDKLVEGINVTFQFLPLEQFKLTDELYIKMNARGKPLTEFENFKANFSQYLTRLEDKSKLDNEWLDVFWDFEKNNETEILTDNVDKQFFSFFKNITLNFYTEENYIDKDFIDNYNLFKNYNNVYDSEKYISEIISVFNGLITYNDTEDVFKNFLSSSVNYWERLRFYSLSKFFIQFGQVDKENVEYLNKWMRITGNLINNTLIQSPSNYVDAIRSVNDLSANISTIYEFVSNSNEKIKYFSRIQINEENQKAKLILNDLRWESILISIEKHSYFDGQVGFLLDFSRNNEGKHEKKYFKEYSLKSIKLFSEQFSEGYDFLFQRALLVKGDYLVDKNQNKTFCLFDKALRTKNDNWRKVFNDERKKLYLKELLDEIDDSNIELSLKKVIDNNTVKDWRKSIIEDPSNIAYCQYREIRQYSDNNVYLLSKRQMNGRHKEIYSWDLFKREFQHKNFFPFKNVWYWESTSWEEPCIIISEFNYNGGRFVFEIEFDDRNNKYRVSFKDRNEGAFPDIIIKILKKFGFKNDFLSLKEDKLSDKIKEISLELSNLNKD, from the coding sequence ATGAAAACTAAATATACTTTTTGGGAATTGTTAAGTAACTATAGAATAGAAATTCCTAAAATTCAACGTGATTATGCGCAAGGAAGAAAAGAGCCAGATATTATTAATATAGTTGATACTTTTCTTGAAGATATAAAGAAATCAATAATAGAGCATAAGGAATTGAACCTTGATTTTGTTTATGGAAAAGTTGAGGATACAGTTTTGATACCTCTAGATGGTCAACAACGTTTAACCACATTGTTTTTAATTCACTGGTATATTGCTTTAAAAGAGAATAAACTAACAAGTGAAGTGAAATCTATTCTGTTAAAATTCTCTTACGAGACTAGAGTTAGTTCAGAAGATTTTTGTAAATACCTAGTATCTGAAAATATTGATTATAGTATAATAAACAATAATATTAGTGATGAAATAACAGATAGTGAATGGTTCTTTCTATCATGGGAATTTGACCCGACTGTCTCAGCGATGCTGAATATGTTAGATTTAATACACGATAAATTTAAAAGAGTTAAAGAGAAAATATTTGATAAGTTAGTTGAGGGAATTAATGTAACTTTTCAATTTTTACCATTAGAGCAATTTAAATTAACTGATGAGCTTTATATAAAGATGAATGCAAGAGGTAAGCCTCTTACTGAGTTTGAAAATTTTAAAGCTAATTTTTCTCAATATTTAACAAGACTAGAAGATAAGTCTAAATTAGATAATGAATGGTTAGATGTTTTTTGGGATTTTGAAAAAAATAATGAGACTGAAATTTTAACAGATAATGTAGATAAACAGTTCTTTAGTTTTTTTAAAAATATTACTTTAAATTTTTACACAGAAGAAAATTATATTGATAAAGATTTTATAGATAATTATAATCTTTTTAAAAATTATAATAATGTTTATGATAGTGAAAAATATATTTCTGAAATTATAAGTGTTTTTAATGGACTTATAACTTATAACGATACAGAAGATGTTTTTAAAAACTTCCTATCTTCTTCTGTAAATTATTGGGAAAGATTAAGGTTTTATTCATTGTCTAAGTTTTTTATCCAATTTGGTCAAGTAGATAAAGAAAATGTTGAGTATTTAAATAAATGGATGAGAATAACAGGGAATCTAATAAATAATACACTTATTCAAAGTCCTTCTAATTATGTAGATGCAATTCGTTCTGTAAATGATTTAAGTGCTAATATTTCTACTATTTATGAGTTTGTAAGTAATTCAAATGAAAAAATAAAATATTTTTCAAGAATACAGATAAATGAAGAAAATCAGAAAGCTAAACTAATTTTAAATGATTTAAGATGGGAAAGTATTTTGATTAGCATTGAGAAACATTCTTATTTTGATGGTCAAGTAGGTTTTCTTTTAGATTTCTCTAGAAATAATGAGGGTAAACATGAAAAAAAATATTTTAAAGAGTATTCTCTAAAATCTATCAAATTATTTAGTGAACAATTTAGTGAGGGTTATGATTTTCTATTTCAGAGAGCTTTATTAGTAAAAGGTGATTATTTAGTTGATAAAAATCAAAACAAAACATTTTGTTTATTTGATAAAGCATTAAGGACTAAAAATGATAATTGGCGAAAAGTATTTAATGATGAGCGGAAAAAACTTTACCTGAAAGAATTATTAGATGAAATTGACGATTCAAATATTGAGTTAAGTTTAAAGAAAGTTATTGATAATAATACGGTTAAAGATTGGAGAAAATCGATAATTGAAGACCCTTCAAATATAGCTTATTGTCAATATCGAGAAATAAGACAGTATTCTGATAATAATGTTTACTTATTATCCAAAAGACAAATGAATGGGCGTCATAAAGAAATATATAGTTGGGATTTATTTAAAAGAGAATTTCAGCACAAGAATTTTTTTCCTTTTAAAAATGTTTGGTATTGGGAAAGTACATCTTGGGAAGAGCCTTGTATAATAATATCAGAATTTAATTATAATGGAGGTAGGTTTGTGTTTGAAATTGAGTTTGACGATAGAAATAATAAATACAGAGTGTCATTCAAAGATAGAAATGAAGGAGCATTTCCAGATATAATTATAAAAATTTTAAAGAAATTTGGATTTAAAAATGATTTCTTAAGCTTGAAAGAAGATAAGTTGTCTGATAAAATTAAAGAAATAAGTTTAGAGTTATCGAACCTCAATAAAGATTAA